The Lagopus muta isolate bLagMut1 chromosome 4, bLagMut1 primary, whole genome shotgun sequence genome has a window encoding:
- the SCRG1 gene encoding scrapie-responsive protein 1 has protein sequence MKMLSVLLLLSALLGAHTVPSRRPKCYKRVLHDHSCHSIPEGMVSLRQVDDNLQDHFWEGEGCETICYCNFKELLCCPKEIFFGSKISFVIPCNSE, from the exons ATGAAGATGCTCTCAGTTCTACTTCTGCTGAGTGCCCTCCTGGGTGCCCACACAGTGCCCTCCCGGCGGCCCAAGTGCTACAAGAGGGTCCTGCATGACCACAGCTGTCACAGCATTCCCGAAGGCATGGTGAGCCTCCGGCAAGTTGATGACAACCTGCAGGATCACTTTTGGGAAGGAGAAGGCTGCGAGACCATCTGTTACTGCAACTTCAAGGAACTGCTCTGCTGTCCAAA GGAGATTTTCTTTGGATCGAAGATATCTTTCGTGATTCCCTGTAACAGCGAGTGA
- the HMGB2 gene encoding high mobility group protein B2, which produces MGKGDPNKPRGKMSSYAYFVQTCREEHKKKHPDSSVNFAEFSRKCSERWKTMSSKEKGKFEEMAKGDKARYDREMKNYVPPKGEKKGKKKDPNAPKRPPSAFFLFCSEHRPKIKNDHPGLSIGDTAKKLGEMWSEQSAKDKQPYEQKAAKLKEKYEKDIAAYRAKSKSDAGKKGPGRPAGSKKKAEPEEEEEEEEDEEEEEEEEDEE; this is translated from the exons ATGGGCAAGGGCGACCCCAACAAGCCGCGGGGCAAGATGTCCTCGTACGCGTACTTCGTGCAGACGTGCCGCGAGGAGCACAAGAAGAAGCACCCGGACTCGTCAGTCAACTTCGCCGAGTTCTCGCGGAAGTGCTCGGAGCGGTGGAAG ACGATGTCCAGCAAGGAGAAAGGCAAGTTCGAGGAGATGGCCAAGGGAGACAAAGCTCGCTACGACAGGGAGATGAAGAATTACGTTCCTCCCAAAggggagaagaagggaaagaagaaggacCCCAACGCTCCTAAAAGACCACC atctgctttcttccttttctgttctgaacACCGTCCAAAAATCAAAAACGATCATCCTGGCTTGTCTATCGGAGACACGGCAAAGAAGTTGGGTGAAATGTGGTCTGAACAGTCGGCCAAAGACAAGCAGCCCTATGAACAGAAGGCTGCAAAACTAAAGGAGAAGTATGAAAAG GATATTGCAGCGTATCGTGCCAAGAGCAAGAGTGATGCAGGAAAAAAGGGCCCAGGTAGGCCTGCAGGATcgaagaagaaagcagaaccagaagaagaggaggaggaggaggaagatgaggaagaggaagaagaagaagaggatgaGGAGTAA
- the SAP30 gene encoding histone deacetylase complex subunit SAP30 produces the protein MNGFAPEELPQRGADPAAAAAAAAASGAGSVAEVPAGLAPPGLTAGAAGSAGAAGAGGPGAGQLCCLREEGERCGRAAGNASFSKRIQKSISQKKVKIELDKSARHLYICDFHKNLIQSVRNRRKRKGSDDDGDSPVQDIDTPEVDLYQLQVNTLRRYKRHFKLQTRPGLNKAQLVEIIGCHFRTIPVNEKDTLAYFIYSVKNDKNKPDLKMDSSVH, from the exons ATGAACGGCTTCGCTCCCGAGGAGCTGCCCCAGCGCGGGGCCGATCCCGCCGCCGCAGCCGCCGCAGCCGCGGCGAGCGGAGCGGGCTCCGTGGCGGAGGTGCCGGCGGGGCTGGCGCCCCCGGGGCTGACTGCGGGAGCCGCGGGCTCGGCGGGCGCGGCCGGGGCGGGCGGCCCCGGGGCcgggcagctgtgctgcctgcgGGAGGAGGGCGAGCGGTGCGGCCGCGCCGCCGGCAACGCTAGCTTTAGCAAGAGGATCCAGAAGAGCATCTCGCAGAAGAAGGTGAAGATCGAGCTGGACAAGAGC GCGAGACACCTTTATATCTGTGACTTCCACAAAAACTTAATTCAGAGTGTGAGAaatagaaggaagagaaaaggcagtGATGACGATGGTGACTCACCAGTGCAAGACATCGACACTCCCGAG gTTGATTTATATCAGTTACAAGTGAACACACTTCGAAGGTACAAAAGACACTTCAAGCTACAGACCAGACCGGGACTTAACAAAGCACAGCTTGTTGAA ATAATTGGCTGCCATTTTAGGACAATTCCAGTGAATGAAAAGGACACCTTAGCGTATTTCATCTACTCGGTCAAGAATGACAAGAACAAACCAGACCTAAAGATGGATAGCAGTGTTCATTAG